A region from the Lolium perenne isolate Kyuss_39 chromosome 4, Kyuss_2.0, whole genome shotgun sequence genome encodes:
- the LOC139839019 gene encoding uncharacterized protein yields the protein MAPTTPIPNLTQTLASAITIKLDQDNYLLWRAQTLPALYGQDVFGFVDGSEKAPSKKVASAEGSSTLVDNPDYAVWFRTDQQVLSALLSSMSPSTLGHVQLLKTSAATWETLDRMYASRSKAKVVQLRTALVRPKKKDATMSDYFNHVKKIADTMATIGNPLSDSEVISYILAGLGDDHENFTTSVSVIASKGDDDFTLDDLFGHMVAYEARNGDHAPGNTLQFQHSANNTSRGGGRGWFQRGGGGRGRDGGGRGPGGGRHYGGGYGNIGRGVDCSEYSGRDNAQGDGRGRGGGGGKSTCQICDVYGHDALRCYSWFNHAIQPESSNRSANYSNHGDNSTEHVWYMDSGATDHMTNDMERLHVQEAYKGTDQIQVANGAPSADVAPPVHDLHAPPHVDHGAPAPDGPNAAHHGASDAEASPPPSPSTPFHGPSPTDDMAHDTSSLPSSPSTSAPGSTPSPPPAPVPGAHPMRTRLKNNMVKPLRLFDGIVRYDPSKRAFAAEPVSHHDTLSHPSWKAAMDAEFHALQLNSTWRLVAPPPGHHIVGCKWVFKLKQKPDVRLILSIAVSKRWTLRQVDVQNAFLHGDIQEEVYMQQPPGYVDPKHPNYVCRLQKSLYGLKQAPRAWYSKLRIKLQSIGFVPSKADTSLSIFNDRRVTIYMLIYVDDITIAGSCHRAVDKLMSELRHSFAVKDLGPLSYFLGIEVLPQYDGISLTQTKYAGDLLRKVNMHGCKEISTPMLPSDKLSKTVGVQLTDDDAFVYRSTVGALQYLCLTRPDISFAVNKACQFLVAPTDVHWSAVKRILRYVKGTLHVGLSICRSNSTEFSVYTDADWAGCPDDRRSTGGYAVFYGPNLVSWSSRKQPTGSGYLYDKSTFNFYPGR from the exons ATGGCTCCGACGACTCCGATCCCCAACCTCACCCAAACTCTTGCCTCAGCGATCACCATCAAGCTAGATCAGGATAACTACCTGCTTTGGAGGGCGCAGACTCTCCCCGCTCTCTACGGCCAAGATGTGTTCGGCTTCGTAGATGGATCTGAGAAGGCGCCATCGAAGAAGGTTGCCTCCGCCGAGGGAAGCTCGACGCTGGTCGACAACCCTGACTATGCGGTCTGGTTCCGCACCGATCAGCAGGTGCTCAGCGCCCTGCTGTCCTCTATGTCTCCCTCGACTCTCGGCCACGTTCAGCTGCTCAAGACGTCTGCAGCGACATGGGAGACCCTTGATCGGATGTACGCATCCCGGTCGAAAGCGAAGGTGGTTCAACTTCGCACGGCCCTAGTCCGGCCCAAGAAGAAGGACGCGACGATGTCCGACTACTTCAACCACGTGAAGAAAATTGCCGACACTATGGCGACGATCGGCAATCCCCTCTCCGACTCGGAGGTTATCTCCTACATACTCGCCGGCCTCGGCGATGATCATGAGAACTTCACCACTTCGGTCTCGGTGATTGCATCCAAGGGGGACGACGACTTCACCCTCGATGATCTGTTTGGGCACATGGTTGCCTATGAGGCGCGCAACGGTGATCACGCGCCCGGGAACACTCTGCAGTTCCAGCACTCCGCCAACAACACGTCGCGAGGAGGTGGCCGCGGCTGGTTTCAGCGAGGCGGAGGCGGTCGTGGTCGCGATGGTGGTGGCCGTGGCCCTGGAGGAGGCCGCCACTACGGTGGTGGCTATGGAAACATCGGCCGTGGTGTTGACTGCAGTGAATACTCTGGGCGTGACAATGCCCAAGGCGACGgacgcggacgtggaggtggaggtggcaaATCCACCTGCCAGATCTGCGATGTCTATGGGCATGATGCCCTGCGATGCTACTCCTGGTTCAACCATGCCATTCAACCGGAATCGTCGAACCGCTCCGCCAACTACTCCAACCATGGCGACAACTCCACCGAGCATGTCTGGTACATGGATTCTGGAGCGACCGATCACATGACCAATGACATGGAGCGCCTCCACGTCCAGGAGGCCTACAAGGGAACCGACCAGATCCAGGTCGCAAATG GTGCTCCTTCGGCGGACGTAGCTCCTCCCGTGCATGATCTGCATGCGCCTCCCCACGTCGATCATGGTGCGCCGGCTCCAGACGGTCCCAATGCGGCCCACCATGGTGCCTCCGATGCAGAGGCGTCTCCGCCACCGTCCCCGTCCACTCCATTTCATGGGCCGTCCCCAACCGATGACATGGCCCACGACACTAGCAGTCTGCCTTCCTCGCCGTCTACCTCCGCTCCCGGATCGACGCCCTCTCCACCGCCTGCTCCTGTTCCTGGAGCACACCCTATGCGCACCCGTCTGAAGAACAACATGGTCAAGCCTCTCCGTCTGTTTGATGGCATTGTCCGTTATGATCCGTCCAAGCGGGCCTTCGCTGCAGAACCTGTATCACATCATGATACTCTCAGTCATCCTTCCTGGAAAGCTGCTATGGATGCGGAATTTCACGCACTTCAGCTCAACAGCACATGGCGCCTTGTTGCGCCACCTCCAGGACATCACATTGTTGGCTGCAAGTGGGTTTTCAAGCTGAAGCAAAAACCCGATG TTCGGCTTATTTTGTCTATCGCTGTGTCCAAGCGGTGGACTCTTCGGCAAGTGGATGTACAAAACGCTTTCCTCCACGGCGATATCCAGGAGGAGGTATATATGCAGCAGCCTCCCGGTTATGTTGATCCCAAGCATCCAAACTATGTCTGTCGGCTTCAGAAATCCTTGTATGGCCTCAAGCAAGCTCCGAGGGCGTGGTACTCCAAACTGAGAATCAAGTTGCAGTCCATTGGTTTTGTGCCTTCTAAAGCAGACACCTCATTGTCTATTTTCAATGACAGAAGGGTTACTATCTATATGCTGATTTATGTGGATGATATAACCATTGCCGGCTCCTGTCATCGAGCAGTTGACAAACTGATGTCTGAACTGCGGCATTCCTTTGCTGTTAAGGACCTTGGACCACTGTCATATTTTCTTGGTATTGAAGTACTGCCACAGTATGATGGAATCTCTCTGACGCAGACCAAGTATGCAGGAGATCTGCTTCGAAAGGTGAACATGCATGGATGCAAGGAAATCAGTACGCCTATGCTTCCGTCAGATAAACTTAGCAAGACGGTTGGTGTTCAGTTAACTGATGATGATGCCTTTGTGTACAGAAGCACTGTTGGAGCTTTACAGTATTTGTGTTTGACACGGCCAGACATTTCCTTTGCTGTAAATAAGGCCTGTCAATTCCTAGTTGCTCCTACCGATGTACATTGGAGTGCAGTCAAGCGGATCCTGAGGTATGTGAAGGGCACACTGCATGTCGGCTTGAGCATATGCCGTTCTAACTCCACTGAATTCAGTGTGTATACAGATGCTGATTGGGCTGGGTGCCCAGACGATCGTCGTTCTACTGGTGGGTATGCAGTGTTTTATGGACCGAACTTAGTGTCGTGGAGCTCAAGAAAACAGCCAACT